The following coding sequences are from one Triticum dicoccoides isolate Atlit2015 ecotype Zavitan chromosome 4A, WEW_v2.0, whole genome shotgun sequence window:
- the LOC119285942 gene encoding adagio-like protein 3, with translation MFDGVDRCAVVAVKRMRLCAMEEEVEEGMEVDGEEEEEEGTGGWAWGAPGLGMAGQPGEQMAAAIVVADAVEPDFPVIYVNAAFEAATGYRAHEVLGRNCRFLQFRDPLAQRRHPLVDPMVVSEMRRCLSDGIEFQGELLNFRKNGAPLNNRLRLIPMHGDDGAFTHIIAIQLFSDANIDPSNISYPVYKPQSSHRLSFQDMNRTSHEHTPIVQCSEYCAIFNLSDEVLAYNILSRLSPRDVASVGSVCTRMHLLTKNDHLTKMVCQNAWGRDVTGRLEMSTKMLGWGRLARELTTLKAASWKKFTVGGRVEPSRCNFSACAVGNRLVLFGGEGVNMQPMSDTFVLNLEAPKPEWCRVKVSASPPGRWGHTLSWLNGSWLVVFGGCGQQGLLNDVFVLDLDAQTPAWREIASDGPPLPRSWHSSCTLDGSKLVVSGGCAESGVLLSDTFLLDLTKEKPTWKEIPTSWSSRLGHTFSVYGKTKIFMFGGLAKSGSLRLRSSDAYIMDFGEENPQWRQLATTGFPSVGPPPRLDHVTVSLPCGRIIIFGGSIAGLHSPAELFLLDPAEEKPTWRILNVPGQPPKFAWGHSTCVVGGTRILVLGGHTGEEWILNELHELCLSSRPDEDG, from the exons ATGTTTGATGGGGTGGATCGCTGCGCCGTCGTGGCGGTCAAGCGGATGAGGCTgtgcgccatggaggaggaggtggaggaggggaTGGAGGTcgacggggaagaggaggaggaggaggggaccgGTGGGTGGGCCTGGGGAGCGCCGGGGCTGGGGATGGCTGGCCAGCCGGGAGAGCAGATGGCGGCGGCGATCGTGGTGGCAGACGCGGTGGAGCCTGACTTCCCCGTCATCTACGTCAACGCCGCCTTCGAGGCTGCCACGGGGTACCGCGCGCACGAGGTCCTTGGCCGGAACTG CCGATTCCTACAATTTCGGGACCCACTTGCCCAAAGACGACATCCCCTTGTCGATCCAATGGTTGTTTCAGAGATGCGACGATGCCTCAGTGATGGAATTGAATTCCAAGGTGAACTACTGAATTTTCGGAAAAATGGCGCTCCACTGAATAACCGGTTAAGGCTCATTCCAATGCATGGGGATGATGGCGCTTTTACACACATAATTGCGATCCAGTTGTTCTCTGATGCTAACATCGATCCCAGCAACATTTCTTACCCAGTATATAAACCACAGTCCAGCCACAGGCTCAGCTTTCAAGATATGAACCGGACTTCTCATGAGCATACTCCTATAGTCCAATGTTCAGAGTACTGCGCTATCTTCAACCTCTCGGATGAAGTTCTAGCTTATAACATTTTATCTCGCCTGTCACCAAGAGATGTAGCTTCAGTTGGCTCAGTCTGCACTAGAATGCATCTGCTGACCAAGAATGATCATCTGACAAAAATGGTCTGCCAAAATGCATGGGGAAGAGATGTCACTGGCAGGCTTGAGATGAGCACCAAGATGTTAGGATGGGGTCGTCTTGCAAGAGAACTAACAACTCTCAAGGCAGCCTCTTGGAAGAAGTTCACAGTTGGAGGACGCGTTGAGCCATCCCGATGCAATTTTAGTGCCTGTGCTGTGGGCAACCGCCTCGTCCTTTTTGGCGGGGAGGGGGTCAACATGCAGCCTATGAGTGACACCTTTGTGCTTAACCTGGAGGCTCCAAAGCCAGAATGGTGCCGTGTCAAGGTTTCTGCCTCCCCACCTGGCCGCTGGGGCCACACTCTCTCATGGCTAAATGGCTCATGGCTGGTAGTATTTGGAGGTTGCGGACAGCAAGGTTTGCTTAATGATGTCTTCGTCCTTGACCTTGATGCTCAGACTCCCGCTTGGAGGGAGATTGCTAGCGACGGTCCGCCACTGCCACGGTCCTGGCATAGTTCATGCACCCTGGACGGTTCTAAACTTGTTGTGTCAGGGGGGTGTGCCGAGTCCGGTGTGCTTCTAAGCGACACATTCTTGCTTGACTTGACGAAGGAGAAGCCAACATGGAAGGAGATCCCGACATCCTGGTCGTCGCGCCTTGGCCATACCTTCTCTGTTTATGGTAAGACTAAAATATTTATGTTTGGTGGATTGGCAAAGAGTGGCTCGCTCCGACTGCGctccagtgatgcctacataatGGATTTTGGTGAAGAGAATCCACAATGGAGGCAGTTGGCGACAACTGGGTTTCCAAGCGTTGGTCCGCCGCCAAGGCTTGATCATGTCACCGTGAGCCTGCCCTGTGGAAGGATCATCATATTTGGCGGCTCAATCGCCGGGCTGCACTCACCAGCTGAGCTCTTCTTGCTTGATCCGGCTGAGGAAAAACCGACATGGAGAATCCTGAatgtccctgggcagccacccaAGTTCGCTTGGGGACACAGCACCTGCGTGGTTGGTGGCACTAGGATCTTGGTTCTTGGTGGACACACCGGAGAGGAGTGGATCCTGAATGAGCTTCACGAGCTCTGCCTCTCAAGCAGGCCCGATGAAGATGGATGA